Proteins encoded within one genomic window of Synechococcus sp. PCC 7335:
- a CDS encoding 4-hydroxy-3-methylbut-2-enyl diphosphate reductase produces the protein MDTKAFKRELNHSEHYYRNQGFGEKAAIAGQMRSEYESNLIQKIRANGNLLVDGEVTIHLAESFGFCWGVERAVAMAYEARAHFPEQRLWITNEIIHNPEVNQQLKAMDVHFIEVKTGTKDFSGVGRGDVVILPAFGASVQEMKLLHDKGCTIVDTTCPWVSKVWNTVEKHKKKAFTSIIHGKYKHEETVATTSFAGTYLVVLNLAEAEYVANYILEGGDREDFLTKFTNAHSEGFDPDRDLDAVGIANQTTMLKGETEQIGKLFERTMLKKYGPVEFNHHFHSFNTICDATQERQDAMFSLVEADIDLMVVIGGFNSSNTTHLQEIAVERSLPSFHIDSAERVGPGNRIEHKPLHSDELSVELDWLPAGKISVGVTSGASTPDKAVQEVIEKIFAIKAKVPASVG, from the coding sequence ATGGATACCAAAGCCTTCAAGCGCGAACTCAACCATTCCGAGCACTATTATCGCAACCAGGGATTTGGAGAGAAAGCTGCGATCGCTGGGCAGATGCGCTCGGAGTACGAAAGCAACCTTATCCAAAAAATTAGAGCGAATGGCAATTTGCTAGTCGACGGTGAGGTGACTATTCACCTGGCTGAGTCTTTTGGTTTTTGTTGGGGCGTAGAAAGAGCGGTTGCTATGGCCTATGAAGCGAGAGCTCACTTTCCCGAACAGCGCTTATGGATCACCAACGAAATTATTCACAATCCAGAAGTGAATCAGCAGCTAAAGGCGATGGATGTTCATTTCATTGAAGTCAAAACGGGGACAAAAGATTTTTCGGGTGTCGGTAGAGGCGATGTCGTAATTTTGCCTGCTTTTGGCGCTAGCGTACAAGAGATGAAACTGCTGCATGATAAAGGCTGCACCATTGTCGATACTACGTGTCCCTGGGTTTCTAAAGTTTGGAACACGGTTGAAAAGCATAAGAAAAAAGCATTCACCTCTATCATCCATGGCAAATATAAGCACGAAGAAACCGTAGCGACTACCTCATTTGCTGGAACGTATCTAGTCGTCTTGAACCTCGCCGAAGCCGAATATGTGGCTAATTACATTCTAGAGGGCGGCGATAGAGAAGATTTCCTTACCAAGTTCACCAACGCTCACTCTGAAGGCTTTGATCCTGATCGGGATCTAGATGCGGTTGGTATTGCTAACCAAACCACCATGCTCAAGGGTGAAACCGAACAAATTGGCAAGCTTTTTGAGCGCACAATGCTGAAGAAGTATGGTCCGGTGGAATTTAATCATCACTTTCACAGCTTTAATACCATCTGCGATGCCACCCAAGAACGACAGGACGCCATGTTCAGTCTGGTAGAAGCTGATATCGATTTGATGGTTGTCATTGGCGGGTTCAACTCATCGAACACGACCCATTTGCAGGAGATCGCGGTTGAGAGAAGCCTTCCCTCATTCCATATTGACAGCGCCGAAAGAGTCGGGCCAGGTAATCGAATTGAGCACAAACCCCTCCATAGCGACGAGCTATCAGTAGAGTTAGACTGGCTACCCGCAGGCAAGATTTCAGTCGGTGTGACTTCGGGTGCATCCACGCCTGATAAAGCGGTGCAAGAAGTCATTGAGAAAATATTTGCTATCAAGGCGAAAGTGCCAGCTAGCGTCGGCTGA
- a CDS encoding tetratricopeptide repeat protein, whose amino-acid sequence MRDELGNHRGALTDYTQVIALEPTLTAAYYNRANSYHNLEQYEKSIADYPQAIALKTDFAYAYVNRAINYEMLGNIEQATKDLNQALDIFRASKDTENVGRITAKLKEIE is encoded by the coding sequence GTGCGCGACGAGCTAGGTAATCATAGAGGTGCGCTCACGGATTACACTCAGGTGATCGCGCTAGAACCAACCCTCACCGCCGCCTACTACAACCGCGCCAATTCTTATCACAACTTAGAGCAGTACGAAAAATCTATCGCCGACTACCCTCAAGCCATAGCCCTAAAAACAGACTTTGCCTATGCCTATGTCAACCGGGCCATCAATTACGAGATGCTGGGAAACATTGAACAAGCAACCAAAGATCTCAACCAAGCCTTAGATATCTTTAGAGCAAGCAAAGACACAGAAAACGTAGGGAGAATCACCGCCAAACTCAAAGAGATCGAATGA
- a CDS encoding thylakoid membrane photosystem I accumulation factor: MLVHFFRRFGIVALCAATLFSLWMTPAWAGIDDDNYDGNIYALYAGNGSIVPPKFNLAQSFKQDKPTLLFFYVDDSKDSKVFSSVVSQLQAPYGRAANFVPVAADSIPLKDSYQPNEAGYYFKGSVPQTVVFDAKNNVVLNEVGQTSYEQVDDKLREVFDLLPREESVELRRRPVNEVNSELVAE; the protein is encoded by the coding sequence ATGCTGGTTCATTTTTTTCGTAGATTTGGCATAGTGGCGCTGTGTGCGGCTACCCTTTTTAGCCTCTGGATGACGCCTGCCTGGGCCGGCATAGATGATGACAACTACGATGGCAACATCTATGCACTATACGCGGGCAACGGTTCGATTGTGCCGCCAAAGTTCAACCTGGCTCAGTCGTTCAAGCAGGACAAGCCTACCCTGCTATTTTTCTATGTAGACGACAGCAAAGACAGCAAAGTGTTTTCGTCGGTCGTCTCTCAGCTGCAAGCGCCCTACGGTAGAGCCGCCAACTTTGTACCTGTCGCTGCCGACTCTATCCCTCTCAAAGACAGCTACCAACCCAACGAGGCAGGCTACTACTTCAAAGGATCAGTGCCACAGACCGTTGTATTCGATGCCAAGAACAATGTCGTACTTAATGAAGTTGGTCAGACTAGCTATGAGCAAGTCGATGACAAGCTACGCGAAGTATTTGACCTACTTCCTCGCGAGGAATCTGTGGAACTAAGACGTCGTCCGGTGAATGAAGTCAATAGTGAACTGGTTGCAGAATAG
- a CDS encoding ATP-binding protein has translation MLCSEYLGQMKPFDKLPPDRLEWICDRAEPIPLSPGEVLVRQGETSLGFFIQVSGQITVTQHTNGADMPVGRHDSPSFFGEIQVLTEDIVPVTLTADTKTELYRLNCPDFLDLVHSCREFERDIFRTVGQRLRGLESFIRTREKMAALGTLSAGLAHELNNPAAALVRVMKDIKPAMLELQRMNLVYGQHQPDEEHTRQWTDARDRGFEAIANPDNDPLAQGDREDALTDWLEDYGVENAWELAEPLAAGQIEPETLDRLIDCWRNEKTEMRDMGIRWLALSFDVMGMIRNGLDGAERISTLVQSMKSYSYMDQAAQQQVDIHDGIEDTLRLFAFKLKHGIQLKRQYHSDLPKVTAFGSELNQVWTNLIDNAIDALNEASNKPSDAALANRTPTIIIRTCQKDANLIVEIEDNGPGIPPEVRSRILEPFFTTKPMGKGSGLGLDLVRRIVQNRHKGSLLIESEPGRTVFSVRIPV, from the coding sequence ATGCTTTGTTCGGAATATTTGGGACAGATGAAGCCTTTTGACAAGCTGCCTCCTGACCGGTTGGAGTGGATATGCGATCGCGCTGAACCTATCCCTCTATCGCCGGGCGAAGTGCTTGTCCGTCAGGGTGAAACCTCTTTGGGTTTCTTCATCCAAGTCAGCGGTCAAATCACCGTTACCCAGCACACCAACGGCGCTGATATGCCGGTCGGTCGCCACGATAGTCCTTCCTTCTTCGGTGAAATTCAGGTCTTGACCGAAGATATCGTGCCAGTAACATTAACTGCTGATACTAAAACAGAACTCTATCGGCTAAACTGCCCAGACTTTTTAGATCTGGTTCATAGCTGCCGAGAATTCGAGAGAGATATTTTTCGTACCGTCGGTCAAAGGCTACGCGGGCTAGAATCTTTTATTCGCACGCGCGAGAAGATGGCTGCGCTTGGCACGTTGTCCGCTGGTCTAGCTCATGAGCTCAACAATCCAGCGGCGGCTTTGGTCAGGGTAATGAAAGATATCAAGCCCGCCATGCTAGAGCTACAGCGGATGAATTTGGTATATGGACAGCATCAACCGGATGAGGAACATACTCGGCAGTGGACGGATGCAAGGGATCGGGGGTTTGAGGCGATCGCTAATCCAGATAACGATCCGCTAGCGCAAGGCGATCGTGAGGATGCCCTTACTGACTGGCTAGAAGACTACGGGGTTGAAAATGCCTGGGAGCTTGCCGAACCCTTAGCCGCCGGCCAAATCGAACCCGAAACGCTAGATAGGTTAATTGACTGCTGGCGCAACGAGAAGACTGAAATGCGAGATATGGGTATCCGTTGGCTCGCGCTCTCCTTTGATGTAATGGGTATGATTCGTAACGGTCTAGATGGCGCAGAACGTATCTCTACCCTAGTTCAGTCGATGAAGTCCTATTCGTATATGGATCAAGCTGCTCAACAGCAAGTAGATATCCATGATGGCATCGAAGATACCTTACGCCTATTTGCCTTTAAGCTAAAGCATGGCATTCAGCTCAAACGACAATATCACAGTGATCTGCCTAAAGTGACTGCCTTCGGCAGCGAACTTAACCAGGTTTGGACGAACCTAATTGACAATGCTATCGATGCGCTGAATGAAGCATCAAACAAACCATCAGACGCAGCACTAGCCAACCGCACGCCGACTATCATTATTCGCACGTGCCAGAAGGATGCGAATCTGATCGTAGAGATAGAGGACAACGGTCCTGGCATCCCGCCTGAGGTCAGAAGCAGAATTCTAGAGCCTTTCTTTACGACGAAGCCGATGGGTAAAGGATCAGGGCTAGGTCTCGATCTAGTCAGACGAATCGTTCAAAACCGTCATAAAGGCAGTCTACTGATAGAGTCAGAGCCTGGTAGAACCGTCTTCTCTGTGCGGATACCTGTCTAG
- the queA gene encoding tRNA preQ1(34) S-adenosylmethionine ribosyltransferase-isomerase QueA, whose product MTDTSARDYQSSNPDHQLSAYSYLLPEGRIAQNPVTPRDHSKLLVIDGPQSHRHSHFYNLGDWLMPGDLLIFNDTKVIPARLYGQKVSGASVEVLLIEPTVDDRWLALVRPGRRIPPGTEIVFGDSAQPLMSALVESRDESTGGRIIRLLPKVDKTIDALIHQLGQMPLPPYITESTSLPEQYQTVFAQKQGAIAAPTAGLHFTQSLLDKLNAKGIQTAEITLHVGIGTFRPVEVSDIETHEMHKERIEVSAETVKRIKKTKANGGRVITVGTTSTRALEGVAAICGELQPYRGKTDLFIYPGYQWQVIDGMITNFHLPGSSLLMMISALVGRKRLMTVYQAAIEQDYRFYSFGDAMLILPEATVDFSF is encoded by the coding sequence ATGACAGACACTTCGGCAAGAGATTACCAATCCTCGAACCCAGATCATCAGCTCAGTGCCTATAGCTACCTCCTGCCAGAAGGTCGAATTGCGCAAAATCCAGTCACGCCACGCGATCACTCCAAATTACTGGTCATAGACGGACCCCAAAGCCATCGTCATAGCCATTTTTACAACTTAGGCGATTGGCTGATGCCTGGTGACTTACTAATCTTCAATGACACAAAAGTGATTCCTGCTAGACTGTACGGTCAGAAAGTCAGCGGCGCATCAGTTGAAGTACTGTTAATCGAACCCACAGTAGACGATAGGTGGCTAGCGCTGGTCCGTCCGGGTAGAAGAATTCCACCGGGAACTGAGATTGTGTTTGGAGATAGTGCTCAGCCTTTGATGTCGGCGCTCGTAGAATCGCGCGATGAATCCACCGGTGGTCGAATCATCAGGCTGCTGCCAAAAGTAGATAAGACGATTGATGCGCTTATCCATCAACTCGGCCAGATGCCGCTGCCCCCTTACATCACTGAGTCGACATCGTTGCCAGAACAGTATCAAACGGTGTTTGCCCAGAAGCAAGGTGCGATCGCAGCCCCTACCGCCGGACTTCACTTCACACAATCTCTGCTCGATAAACTGAATGCAAAAGGTATTCAGACTGCTGAAATCACCTTGCACGTGGGTATTGGAACCTTCCGTCCGGTCGAGGTGAGTGATATCGAAACGCATGAGATGCACAAAGAGCGTATTGAAGTCTCTGCCGAAACAGTCAAGAGAATTAAAAAAACGAAAGCCAATGGCGGCAGAGTCATTACCGTCGGCACCACTTCAACTAGAGCCTTAGAAGGGGTAGCGGCAATCTGCGGTGAACTGCAACCCTACCGTGGCAAAACCGATCTTTTCATCTACCCAGGCTATCAGTGGCAGGTGATAGACGGGATGATTACCAACTTCCATCTCCCAGGCTCTAGCCTGTTAATGATGATCAGTGCATTAGTTGGTCGCAAACGACTGATGACGGTCTATCAAGCAGCGATTGAGCAGGACTATCGCTTCTATTCGTTTGGCGATGCCATGCTGATCTTGCCGGAAGCGACTGTAGATTTTTCGTTCTAG
- a CDS encoding DUF4346 domain-containing protein, translated as MTTATPTKSEATRPIKQALAALDDKLSKRYIDLDPAGYFLIYLDRAAALICAKHFTNTINEKGLACDPETGKPLSVRGNTSRQETTIFTGRTAKELCMKIFEDKDNPCPLTYLDHAAYLGREFVRAEIALINGTDYVQD; from the coding sequence ATGACAACCGCAACCCCCACCAAGTCAGAAGCGACAAGGCCGATAAAACAAGCTTTAGCGGCGCTAGACGACAAGCTCTCTAAACGTTACATAGACCTCGATCCAGCGGGCTACTTCTTAATCTATCTAGACAGAGCAGCCGCTCTAATCTGTGCCAAACATTTTACTAACACCATCAACGAGAAAGGTCTCGCCTGCGATCCAGAAACAGGTAAGCCTTTGTCAGTGCGAGGTAATACTAGTCGTCAAGAAACGACAATCTTCACAGGCCGCACGGCTAAAGAGCTGTGCATGAAAATTTTTGAAGATAAAGACAATCCCTGCCCGCTCACCTATCTAGACCATGCTGCTTATTTAGGTCGCGAGTTTGTCAGAGCAGAGATCGCCTTGATCAACGGCACAGACTACGTTCAAGATTGA
- a CDS encoding GNAT family N-acetyltransferase, whose amino-acid sequence MSRLSDISAAQWDAMAMPLPTPAFEWDWLSNMETSGSTGPNTGWLPNHLTLWKDDVLVAAAPLYLKGHSYGEFVFDHQWAEVASQLGVEYYPKLLGMSPFTPAEGYRFLIAPTEDESVLTQAMVQIIDEFCLQHKISGCNFLYVDPEWQAQIEALGFHKWLHHSYVWQNRGFGDFNDYLAQFNANQRRNIKRERKSVAKAGIHFKVHTGESLTPELCLKVYDFYSDTCDKFGWWGSKYLTRDFFRQLFPAWKDRVVIFAAYTEENPDDPVGMSFCLTKGDRLYGRYWGSFEEYNNLHFSACYYEPIEWAIANNIQTFDPGAGGRHKKRRGFPATPNYSLHRFYSPKLGQILENYIGRINQAEQFQIDEINANLPIKHRIEDVPLIEQ is encoded by the coding sequence ATGAGTCGTTTATCAGATATTTCAGCCGCGCAGTGGGATGCGATGGCGATGCCGTTGCCAACCCCGGCCTTTGAGTGGGACTGGCTGAGCAATATGGAAACCTCCGGCAGTACTGGGCCGAATACTGGCTGGCTGCCGAACCACCTGACGCTGTGGAAAGACGACGTGCTGGTTGCGGCGGCTCCGCTCTATTTAAAAGGGCACAGCTATGGTGAATTTGTATTTGACCATCAGTGGGCTGAAGTAGCATCGCAGCTTGGCGTGGAGTATTATCCAAAGCTGTTAGGAATGTCGCCGTTTACCCCAGCAGAAGGCTATCGGTTTTTGATTGCGCCGACTGAAGATGAGTCGGTGCTGACTCAGGCGATGGTGCAGATAATTGATGAGTTTTGCTTGCAGCACAAAATATCTGGCTGTAATTTTCTCTACGTCGATCCAGAGTGGCAGGCACAGATAGAGGCGCTAGGCTTTCACAAGTGGCTGCATCACAGCTATGTCTGGCAAAACCGAGGCTTCGGCGATTTTAATGACTATCTAGCTCAGTTCAATGCCAATCAAAGGCGGAATATCAAGCGGGAGCGCAAGTCAGTTGCCAAAGCAGGCATACATTTTAAGGTGCATACGGGTGAGTCGCTGACGCCGGAGCTTTGCCTAAAGGTGTATGACTTTTACAGCGATACCTGCGATAAGTTCGGTTGGTGGGGCAGTAAGTACTTAACTCGTGACTTCTTCCGTCAGCTTTTTCCAGCGTGGAAAGATCGCGTTGTCATCTTTGCGGCCTACACGGAAGAGAACCCCGACGATCCAGTTGGTATGTCGTTTTGTTTGACCAAAGGCGATCGCCTCTACGGCCGCTATTGGGGCTCATTTGAGGAATACAACAATCTGCACTTTAGCGCCTGCTATTATGAGCCGATCGAGTGGGCGATCGCCAACAACATCCAAACCTTCGATCCAGGTGCCGGCGGCAGACACAAAAAGCGCAGAGGCTTTCCTGCTACCCCAAACTACAGCTTGCATCGCTTCTATTCACCCAAGCTCGGACAAATCTTAGAAAACTACATCGGTCGCATTAATCAGGCCGAACAATTTCAAATAGACGAGATCAACGCCAATCTACCCATCAAACACCGCATCGAAGATGTTCCCCTGATAGAACAGTAG
- the ychF gene encoding redox-regulated ATPase YchF, translated as MLRAGIVGLPNVGKSTLFNAVVANAKAQAANFPFCTIEPNVGVVAVPDERLGTLADISSSKEVTPARVEFVDIAGLVKGASQGEGLGNQFLANIREVDAIIHVVRCFESDDIIHVSGSIGPLRDIEVINLELALSDLSQIEKRMERIRKQARNNKEAQAELDILEKLQPVLDEGKAARTVELDDDESLIIKPLGLLTRKPVIYAANVSEDDLATGNEWVEQVRSQAEDEDAQVVVVSAQVEAELLEIPEDERADFLEALGVEEGGLQSLIRATYDLLGLRTYFTTGPQETRAWTIKAGMLAPQAAGVIHTDFERGFIRAETVGYEDLVTSGSMTAAKEKGLVRSEGKEYTVKEGDVMLFRFNV; from the coding sequence ATGCTCAGAGCCGGAATTGTTGGACTCCCCAACGTCGGAAAATCTACTTTATTCAACGCGGTTGTCGCGAATGCGAAGGCTCAGGCTGCAAACTTTCCTTTTTGCACCATAGAACCGAATGTGGGAGTCGTTGCAGTGCCCGACGAGCGGCTTGGCACACTCGCCGATATTTCTAGCTCGAAAGAAGTTACTCCGGCGCGCGTAGAGTTTGTTGATATTGCTGGTCTGGTGAAAGGAGCTAGTCAGGGCGAGGGACTGGGCAATCAGTTTTTAGCGAATATCAGGGAAGTAGATGCCATTATTCACGTAGTGCGCTGCTTTGAGAGTGATGACATTATTCATGTGTCGGGCTCTATCGGACCGCTGCGCGATATTGAAGTCATCAATTTAGAGCTAGCGCTTTCGGATCTAAGCCAGATTGAGAAGCGGATGGAACGGATTCGCAAGCAGGCTCGCAACAATAAAGAAGCGCAAGCTGAGCTGGATATCTTAGAAAAGCTACAGCCTGTGCTAGACGAAGGTAAGGCTGCTCGTACGGTAGAACTTGACGATGACGAATCGCTGATAATCAAACCATTGGGTTTGTTGACCCGTAAGCCTGTCATCTATGCGGCGAATGTCTCTGAAGATGACTTGGCTACGGGCAATGAGTGGGTTGAACAGGTGCGCTCTCAGGCGGAAGACGAGGATGCTCAAGTCGTTGTGGTCTCTGCTCAAGTTGAGGCAGAGCTGCTAGAGATTCCTGAAGATGAGCGAGCGGACTTCTTGGAAGCTTTGGGGGTAGAGGAAGGTGGATTGCAGTCGTTGATTCGCGCAACGTATGATCTATTGGGCTTGCGAACCTATTTTACGACCGGACCGCAGGAGACAAGGGCCTGGACTATCAAGGCTGGGATGTTAGCTCCCCAGGCAGCAGGAGTGATTCATACTGATTTTGAGCGCGGCTTCATTCGCGCCGAAACGGTAGGTTATGAAGACTTGGTAACGTCTGGATCAATGACAGCGGCAAAAGAGAAAGGATTGGTCCGTAGTGAAGGTAAGGAATACACCGTCAAAGAAGGGGACGTGATGCTATTCCGGTTCAACGTGTAG
- a CDS encoding LCP family protein yields the protein MTTQPQESKPQESKPQESKSNGAKQGAETQSSSADTSHTPGDNPGDTKRIQLPPTLDHENSKDTPKAEARVEAKVEASKQVSKQTVTPTTETKSTTSSIGQNTGQKPNQTSRFSVHRLLRNTLLGAAFVSTALVTASLGMIAVITFPLPRQVNGEAIAPPLSDLWRSGFRYQVSRPINILVMGLDEARDIEGADPEDLVGRTDTMLLVRVDPEADIVNVMSIPRDTRVEIPDYGFSKINEANAEGGAELAARTVSHNFSNVEIDRYIRVSTAAFKEIVDLVGGIEILVPKAMQYEDKTQGLVIDLDPGLQTLTGDQAEQFARFRQDAYGDIGRVQRQQVLLKALRRRLTNPTVLPKLPQIIRVLQKRIDTNLTVEELLALAGFGLDLEPQDMQMVMLPGRFSAPEEYLASYWLSDPLVNSEIMRTYFDADTIELVNDVDTNYYETPSDWALSNLSVAVQNATDERYASSSMAEYLREQGFFNVYVVPNWPKVERKTAVVVQRGDVGSAREIKSILDLGRVVSESTGDIDSDITIRVGEDWLEQIDPDWQRLPYDGPR from the coding sequence ATGACTACTCAGCCCCAAGAATCGAAACCCCAAGAATCGAAACCCCAAGAATCGAAATCCAATGGGGCAAAACAGGGTGCTGAAACGCAGTCATCTTCTGCCGATACTAGCCATACCCCTGGTGATAATCCTGGTGATACCAAACGTATTCAATTACCACCTACTCTAGACCACGAAAATTCTAAAGACACCCCCAAAGCAGAAGCCAGAGTAGAAGCCAAAGTAGAAGCCAGCAAGCAGGTATCGAAACAAACGGTTACCCCCACTACCGAAACCAAGTCTACAACCTCAAGTATTGGTCAAAATACTGGTCAAAAACCGAACCAGACTTCTCGCTTCAGCGTTCATCGTCTCCTAAGAAATACGCTGCTCGGCGCGGCTTTTGTATCTACTGCTCTAGTAACAGCTAGCTTAGGCATGATTGCGGTCATCACCTTTCCTTTGCCTCGTCAGGTCAATGGTGAAGCGATCGCCCCACCTCTTAGCGATCTATGGCGTTCTGGATTTCGCTATCAAGTTTCTCGTCCTATCAATATTCTCGTTATGGGTCTAGATGAGGCAAGAGACATCGAAGGAGCAGACCCAGAAGATCTGGTGGGGCGTACCGATACAATGCTGCTCGTACGCGTTGATCCAGAAGCGGACATCGTCAACGTCATGTCCATTCCTCGAGATACTCGAGTTGAGATTCCGGACTACGGGTTCAGTAAAATCAATGAAGCGAATGCTGAAGGCGGTGCGGAGCTGGCAGCTCGAACGGTTAGCCACAACTTCAGTAACGTAGAAATTGATCGATACATCAGAGTGAGTACCGCTGCTTTTAAAGAAATTGTCGATCTCGTCGGAGGCATTGAAATATTAGTGCCAAAGGCTATGCAGTACGAAGACAAAACGCAAGGACTTGTCATCGACTTAGACCCTGGCCTACAAACTTTAACCGGCGATCAGGCAGAGCAGTTTGCGCGATTTCGGCAAGATGCCTATGGAGATATTGGCCGAGTGCAAAGGCAGCAAGTTTTGCTCAAAGCATTACGGCGGCGATTGACTAACCCTACTGTATTGCCCAAACTACCGCAGATTATTCGAGTTTTACAAAAGCGTATAGATACCAACCTCACCGTAGAAGAACTGCTTGCACTAGCAGGCTTTGGTCTCGATTTAGAACCTCAAGATATGCAGATGGTAATGCTACCGGGCCGGTTTAGCGCTCCAGAAGAGTATCTCGCCAGCTACTGGCTATCTGATCCGTTGGTGAATAGCGAAATTATGCGCACGTATTTTGACGCGGACACCATCGAACTGGTCAACGATGTAGACACTAACTACTACGAGACGCCTTCTGACTGGGCGCTCAGCAACTTGAGTGTAGCGGTACAAAATGCGACTGATGAGCGATATGCTAGCTCTTCTATGGCCGAATATCTAAGAGAGCAAGGCTTCTTTAATGTTTACGTCGTTCCGAACTGGCCCAAGGTAGAGCGCAAGACTGCCGTCGTCGTTCAGCGCGGTGATGTTGGTAGCGCTAGGGAAATTAAGTCAATTTTGGATTTGGGTCGAGTTGTCTCTGAGTCTACAGGCGACATCGATTCTGATATAACAATTCGCGTCGGTGAAGATTGGCTTGAGCAAATCGATCCCGACTGGCAACGCCTTCCCTACGATGGACCTAGATAG
- a CDS encoding YraN family protein — protein sequence MLNPQDLGNYGEQLVCQWLTQKNCQILQRQWHSRFGEIDLIAKGISGQGSLKAETLAFIEVKTRSKGNWDADGLLALTRSKQQKIRMTARYFLVRHPHLSELPCRFDLALVSCHIMPPRNRLSLQIPSTQQYLGLQAYIQNAFC from the coding sequence GTGCTCAATCCTCAGGACTTAGGTAACTATGGCGAGCAGCTAGTTTGCCAATGGCTCACTCAAAAGAACTGCCAGATATTACAGCGCCAGTGGCACAGTCGGTTTGGCGAGATCGACCTGATTGCTAAAGGAATCAGCGGACAAGGAAGTCTAAAGGCTGAAACGCTAGCTTTTATCGAAGTAAAAACCCGTAGCAAAGGGAACTGGGACGCGGATGGGCTACTAGCGCTGACCCGCTCTAAACAGCAAAAGATAAGGATGACGGCTCGCTATTTCTTAGTAAGGCATCCGCATCTATCGGAGCTTCCCTGTCGGTTTGATCTAGCACTCGTTAGCTGTCATATAATGCCTCCACGAAATCGACTTAGCTTGCAGATACCAAGTACCCAGCAATACCTAGGTCTACAGGCATACATACAAAACGCATTCTGCTAA
- a CDS encoding pentapeptide repeat-containing protein — translation MRKQLKRWQSQMHRNIWWRVGAIAAPISLLMMWGLWASPAGRLQLKAARLVHSEGTLTRPRRESLVSDLGILAAVTGGVFLLLNLRTTKKGTKTTDLSGTDFRNADLSGADFYDTDLSDVNFSNANLSGTNLRCADLSGADLNCADLSSADLSEANLKYTNLSGANLIGANLKRAELRYADLSGANLKYTNLSGANLRCANLSRTDLNCALIRDANLSDANLSGALLFFINSREALNLEPLQLKAKPSPFLCNVALPAYAQQPNVNPNRDCDRLPQLLSDRYGIPLEEAEEIVDEARQHQWE, via the coding sequence ATGCGGAAGCAACTCAAGCGGTGGCAGTCGCAGATGCATCGCAACATATGGTGGCGGGTTGGCGCGATCGCAGCTCCAATCTCTCTCTTAATGATGTGGGGGCTCTGGGCATCCCCTGCTGGCAGGCTACAGCTAAAGGCCGCTCGCCTAGTTCATAGCGAAGGAACCCTGACTCGCCCACGCCGCGAGAGCTTAGTCAGCGATCTAGGGATACTTGCAGCGGTTACTGGTGGCGTCTTTTTGCTACTCAATCTCCGCACGACTAAAAAAGGTACGAAGACTACAGATCTCAGCGGTACCGACTTCCGTAATGCCGATCTTAGCGGCGCTGACTTCTATGATACTGATCTCAGTGATGTCAACTTCAGCAACGCGAACCTCAGTGGGACTAATCTCAGATGCGCCGACCTCAGTGGCGCCGACCTCAACTGTGCTGACCTCAGCAGCGCTGATCTTAGTGAGGCCAACCTCAAATACACCAACCTTAGCGGCGCGAACCTTATTGGGGCTAATCTCAAAAGGGCTGAGCTTAGATATGCTGACCTCAGCGGCGCTAATCTCAAATATACCAATCTCAGTGGGGCTAATCTCAGATGTGCCAACCTCAGCAGGACTGACCTCAACTGTGCCCTGATTAGGGATGCCAATCTCAGCGATGCTAACCTCAGTGGGGCCTTATTGTTCTTCATTAATTCACGAGAAGCGCTAAATCTTGAGCCGCTTCAGCTCAAAGCAAAACCTTCGCCTTTCTTGTGCAATGTCGCACTGCCTGCCTATGCTCAACAGCCCAATGTGAATCCTAATCGCGACTGCGATCGCCTTCCCCAACTTTTGAGCGATCGCTATGGTATCCCCCTCGAAGAGGCTGAGGAGATAGTCGATGAAGCTAGGCAACACCAGTGGGAATAG